In Citrus sinensis cultivar Valencia sweet orange chromosome 4, DVS_A1.0, whole genome shotgun sequence, one DNA window encodes the following:
- the LOC102610301 gene encoding mechanosensitive ion channel protein 10-like isoform X1 produces MALLICSLTVKQLQNHVIWDFKLWKWCVLLLVIVSCRLVTKSLINALLFLIERNSSLRQRFMYYVHGLRIIIKVFVWLSLFLLVRILLFRHGVKRSKETTKILNYVTRVLASSLVGAALWCLKSFSVLLLAVSFQSKRFFNPIQETIFHQYLIQTLSGPPLMEINEQVRSEAFGMSAGKEKYLIDVRKLKKIKRQKISAWTMKKLIDVARSSKLSVFSNQLEEFAEEEEDGEDGEIFKNANDKSDEELQMYKSIKSEFEAKSAANYIFKNVADTGCDYIGKEQLYRFLIAEGVSLLLNQFEGAAKTEKIQELEFKKWVLKFYNERKALSRFIKQSKAATQELNRLFTGTLVVVIIILWLTLMGFLTTQALVLIISQLVLAAFMFGNTVKNIFESIIFLYVMHPFDVGDRCIIDGVQMVVEDIRILTTTLVRYDNGKVFYPNSVLATKPITNFYRSTGNMKDSVEFTIDASMSTVSIEALKSRIQDYLNSKPEHWRPQHKVVVKEIEDANEIRMALHVTHTINFQNYGEKSSRRSKLVLQLKRIFEDLGIGKYHVLPETQVGSAGSAASPVPQPAN; encoded by the exons ATGGCGCTGTTAATTTGTAGCTTGACCGTGAAGCAACTGCAGAACCATGTCATCTGGGATTTCAAGTTGTGGAAATGGTGCGTGTTGTTACTTGTGATTGTCTCCTGTCGACTGGTTACTAAATCTTTGATTAATGCTTTGCTTTTCTTGATTGAGAGGAACTCTTCGCTAAGGCAAAGGTTCATGTATTATGTCCACGGTTTGAGAATCATTATTAAGGTTTTTGTTTGGTTGTCCTTGTTTCTCTTAGTTCGGATTTTGTTGTTTCGGCATGGAGTTAAGAGATCAAAAGAAACTACTAAGATTCTAAATTATGTTACAAGGGTTCTTGCTTCTTCACTTGTTGGGGCTGCTCTGTGGTGTCTCAAGAGTTTCTCAGTTCTGTTACTAGCTGTCTCTTTCCAATCTAAGagatttttcaatccaattcaagAAACAATCTTTCATCAGTATCTTATTCAGACTCTTTCGGGTCCTCCGTTAATGGAGATAAATGAACAAGTAAGGAGCGAAGCTTTTGGGATGTCAgcaggaaaagaaaagtatttgATCGATGTACGaaagcttaaaaaaattaagaggcAGAAGATTTCTGCTTGGACGATGAAAAAGTTAATAGATGTTGCCAGAAGTTCAAAGCTATCAGTTTTCTCAAATcaacttgaggaatttgctgaagaagaagaagatggtgaagatggagaaattttcaaaaatgcaaatgataaaagtgATGAAGAGCTGCAAATGTACAAGTCTATTAAAAGCGAATTTGAAGCAAAGTCTGCTGCCAATTACATCTTCAAAAATGTTGCTGACACTGGTTGCGA TTACATTGGTAAGGAGCAGCTCTATCGGTTCTTGATAGCAGAAGGAGTAAGCCTTCTACTCAATCAGTTTGAAGGAGCGGCAAAAACTGAAAAGATCCAAGAGTTAGAATTTAAGAAATGGGTG CTAAAGTTCTATAATGAACGCAAAGCTCTGTCACGTTTCATAAAACAGTCCAAAGCAGCCACACAGGAGTTGAACAGGCTATTTACAGGAACTTTAGTTGTTGTGATCATCATTTTGTGGTTAACTTTGATGGGATTCTTAACAACTCAAGCACTTGTCCTCATTATATCCCAGCTTGTACTTGCAGCTTTCATGTTCGGAAACACTGTCAAgaatatatttgaatcaatcaTATTTCTGTATGTGATGCACCCATTTGATGTTGGTGATAGATGCATTATTGATGGAGTGCAG ATGGTGGTTGAGGATATCCGCATTTTGACAACAACCTTGGTGAGATACGACAATGGGAAAGTGTTTTATCCCAATTCAGTTCTAGCTACGAAACCTATCACCAACTTTTACAGAAGCACCGGAAATATGAAAGATTCGGTGGAATTTACCATTGATGCTTCCATGTCAACAGTGAGCATTGAAGCTCTAAAATCTAGAATACAAGA CTACTTGAATAGCAAGCCTGAGCACTGGAGACCACAACACAAGGTGGTGGTGAAGGAGATTGAGGATGCAAACGAGATAAGAATGGCTCTTCACGTTACTCATACCATAAACTTTCAGAATTATGGGGAGAAAAGTAGCAGGAGATCTAAATTAGTCTTACAGCTAAAGCGAATATTTGAAGACCTTGGTATTGGTAAATACCATGTTCTCCCAGAAACTCAAGTCGGCTCCGCAGGATCAGCAGCATCACCAGTCCCACAACCCGCAAATTAA
- the LOC102610301 gene encoding mechanosensitive ion channel protein 10-like isoform X2, translating into MALLICSLTVKQLQNHVIWDFKLWKWVLASSLVGAALWCLKSFSVLLLAVSFQSKRFFNPIQETIFHQYLIQTLSGPPLMEINEQVRSEAFGMSAGKEKYLIDVRKLKKIKRQKISAWTMKKLIDVARSSKLSVFSNQLEEFAEEEEDGEDGEIFKNANDKSDEELQMYKSIKSEFEAKSAANYIFKNVADTGCDYIGKEQLYRFLIAEGVSLLLNQFEGAAKTEKIQELEFKKWVLKFYNERKALSRFIKQSKAATQELNRLFTGTLVVVIIILWLTLMGFLTTQALVLIISQLVLAAFMFGNTVKNIFESIIFLYVMHPFDVGDRCIIDGVQMVVEDIRILTTTLVRYDNGKVFYPNSVLATKPITNFYRSTGNMKDSVEFTIDASMSTVSIEALKSRIQDYLNSKPEHWRPQHKVVVKEIEDANEIRMALHVTHTINFQNYGEKSSRRSKLVLQLKRIFEDLGIGKYHVLPETQVGSAGSAASPVPQPAN; encoded by the exons ATGGCGCTGTTAATTTGTAGCTTGACCGTGAAGCAACTGCAGAACCATGTCATCTGGGATTTCAAGTTGTGGAAATG GGTTCTTGCTTCTTCACTTGTTGGGGCTGCTCTGTGGTGTCTCAAGAGTTTCTCAGTTCTGTTACTAGCTGTCTCTTTCCAATCTAAGagatttttcaatccaattcaagAAACAATCTTTCATCAGTATCTTATTCAGACTCTTTCGGGTCCTCCGTTAATGGAGATAAATGAACAAGTAAGGAGCGAAGCTTTTGGGATGTCAgcaggaaaagaaaagtatttgATCGATGTACGaaagcttaaaaaaattaagaggcAGAAGATTTCTGCTTGGACGATGAAAAAGTTAATAGATGTTGCCAGAAGTTCAAAGCTATCAGTTTTCTCAAATcaacttgaggaatttgctgaagaagaagaagatggtgaagatggagaaattttcaaaaatgcaaatgataaaagtgATGAAGAGCTGCAAATGTACAAGTCTATTAAAAGCGAATTTGAAGCAAAGTCTGCTGCCAATTACATCTTCAAAAATGTTGCTGACACTGGTTGCGA TTACATTGGTAAGGAGCAGCTCTATCGGTTCTTGATAGCAGAAGGAGTAAGCCTTCTACTCAATCAGTTTGAAGGAGCGGCAAAAACTGAAAAGATCCAAGAGTTAGAATTTAAGAAATGGGTG CTAAAGTTCTATAATGAACGCAAAGCTCTGTCACGTTTCATAAAACAGTCCAAAGCAGCCACACAGGAGTTGAACAGGCTATTTACAGGAACTTTAGTTGTTGTGATCATCATTTTGTGGTTAACTTTGATGGGATTCTTAACAACTCAAGCACTTGTCCTCATTATATCCCAGCTTGTACTTGCAGCTTTCATGTTCGGAAACACTGTCAAgaatatatttgaatcaatcaTATTTCTGTATGTGATGCACCCATTTGATGTTGGTGATAGATGCATTATTGATGGAGTGCAG ATGGTGGTTGAGGATATCCGCATTTTGACAACAACCTTGGTGAGATACGACAATGGGAAAGTGTTTTATCCCAATTCAGTTCTAGCTACGAAACCTATCACCAACTTTTACAGAAGCACCGGAAATATGAAAGATTCGGTGGAATTTACCATTGATGCTTCCATGTCAACAGTGAGCATTGAAGCTCTAAAATCTAGAATACAAGA CTACTTGAATAGCAAGCCTGAGCACTGGAGACCACAACACAAGGTGGTGGTGAAGGAGATTGAGGATGCAAACGAGATAAGAATGGCTCTTCACGTTACTCATACCATAAACTTTCAGAATTATGGGGAGAAAAGTAGCAGGAGATCTAAATTAGTCTTACAGCTAAAGCGAATATTTGAAGACCTTGGTATTGGTAAATACCATGTTCTCCCAGAAACTCAAGTCGGCTCCGCAGGATCAGCAGCATCACCAGTCCCACAACCCGCAAATTAA
- the LOC102611696 gene encoding transcription initiation factor TFIID subunit 9-like has translation MADGDEDLPRDAKIVKSLLKSMGVEDYEPRVIHQFLELWYRYVVDVLTDAQVYSEHAGKNTIDCDDVKLAVQSKVNSSFSQPPAREVLLELAKNRNKIPLPKSIAGRGIPLPPEQDTLISPNYQLSIEKKESAQAAEEMEEDEQSTEPNASEEQRTDMLQQTPQKVSFPLARRTK, from the exons ATGGCAGATGGAGATGAGGACTTGCCAAGGGATGCAAAGATTGTAAAATCGCTGCTGAAATCAATGGGTGTGGAGGACTATGAGCCCCGTGTTATACACCAGTTTCTGGAGTTGTGGTACCGTTATGTTGTCGATGTATTGACTGATGCACAGGTCTATTCTGAGCATGCTGGCAAAAATACCATTGATTGTGATGATGTCAAGCTTGCTGTCCAGTCTAAAGTCAATTCCAGCTTCTCACAACCCCCAGCAAGAGAG GTACTACTGGAATTAGCTAAAAACAGGAATAAAATTCCATTGCCAAAGTCAATAGCAGGGCGTGGTATCCCACTTCCTCCTGAGCAGGACACATTGATTAGCCCTAACTACCAGCTGTCGATTGAAAAGAAGGAATCTGCTCAGGCAGCGGAAGAAATGGAAGAAGATGAACAGAGTACCGAGCCGAATGCATCTGAAGAACAGAGGACAGATATGCTGCAACAAACCCCTCAAAAGGTATCATTTCCCCTTGCTAGACGTACAAAGTGA